The Flavobacterium psychrophilum genome includes a region encoding these proteins:
- a CDS encoding peptidylprolyl isomerase, producing MKFKKVLLGLSLFVTALSFSQEVKKEVLFTVDGKPYYTDEFVRVYKKNLDLVKDDSQKDLDNYLNLFIGYKLKVNKANKLGLQNNKKYIAELKSYRAQLAKNYLTDSKVTKELVDEAYARVQKEINASHILINLEENALPADTLKAYNKIADLRKRALAGEDFGKLAQEFSNDPSAKENKGNLGYFSVFRMVYPFESAAFETPKGQISKITRTRFGYHIIKVNDIRDNRGDVTVAHIMIMKPKKDNPEEAAKAKSTIQDIYKKLKQGEDFATLAKQFSEDKASAQAGGKLNRFSSGELSSTEFEDQAFELKNAGDFSEPFQSQYAWHIVKLIEKNKIRSFDEVKPDFENRIKKDERSRLIAKSLTDNLKKKYSVKKDAKVYARIVKAFNDKVYYQTWELPANIDSYDQVILTINNDKKFTAKEFLTYAHLQQKAGFTIKPLAKQVEVLFNTYTDEKLNTYYNDNLEEEFPEFAMVMTEYRDGLLLFDLMEKEIWEKAKNDTVALEGYYKANVAKYQWKDRLDADIYSSTKEDVIKKARKFLKKGKDTDYIKGELNKDGKVEILEKWGTFEKDSDVLPKQTQWKAGVSDVIKEGNYYYVLQVRKVIPAGAKTLEESKGRVINDYQQQLESTWAGDLKNEFNVEVNKDVFAKVKQQLNQ from the coding sequence ATGAAATTCAAAAAAGTTCTTTTAGGGCTTAGCCTGTTTGTAACAGCGCTGTCTTTTTCTCAGGAAGTAAAAAAAGAAGTACTGTTTACGGTTGACGGAAAGCCATACTACACAGACGAATTTGTAAGGGTTTATAAAAAAAACCTTGACCTTGTAAAAGACGATTCGCAAAAAGACCTGGACAACTACCTTAACCTGTTTATTGGTTACAAATTAAAAGTAAACAAAGCAAATAAGCTGGGGCTTCAGAACAACAAAAAATATATTGCAGAACTTAAGTCGTACCGTGCCCAACTGGCAAAAAACTATCTAACCGATAGTAAAGTAACTAAAGAGCTTGTTGATGAGGCATATGCAAGGGTTCAGAAAGAGATTAACGCGTCGCATATACTTATAAACCTTGAAGAGAATGCACTTCCTGCAGACACGCTTAAGGCTTACAATAAAATTGCCGATTTAAGAAAAAGGGCTCTTGCCGGAGAAGATTTTGGAAAACTGGCTCAGGAATTCTCCAATGACCCTTCTGCTAAAGAAAACAAAGGTAACCTGGGGTATTTTTCTGTGTTTAGGATGGTATATCCGTTTGAATCTGCTGCTTTTGAAACACCAAAAGGTCAGATTTCTAAAATAACAAGAACACGTTTTGGCTACCACATTATTAAGGTGAACGACATAAGGGATAACAGGGGAGATGTTACTGTTGCCCACATTATGATCATGAAGCCTAAAAAAGATAATCCCGAAGAAGCTGCAAAAGCTAAATCTACCATTCAGGATATTTACAAAAAATTAAAGCAGGGTGAAGATTTTGCAACTTTGGCAAAACAATTCTCTGAAGATAAGGCTTCTGCGCAGGCAGGTGGAAAGCTAAACCGTTTTTCATCGGGCGAATTAAGCTCTACCGAATTTGAAGACCAGGCATTTGAACTTAAAAATGCAGGTGATTTTTCGGAACCTTTCCAGTCGCAGTATGCATGGCATATTGTAAAGCTTATTGAAAAAAATAAGATCAGGTCGTTTGATGAAGTTAAGCCTGATTTTGAGAACAGAATTAAAAAGGATGAGCGTTCAAGGCTTATAGCAAAATCGCTTACCGATAATCTAAAAAAGAAATATTCGGTTAAGAAAGATGCTAAGGTTTATGCAAGAATAGTTAAAGCATTTAATGATAAAGTATACTATCAGACATGGGAACTTCCTGCTAATATAGATTCTTACGATCAGGTTATTCTTACCATAAATAACGATAAGAAGTTTACAGCAAAAGAATTTCTTACGTATGCGCACCTTCAGCAAAAGGCAGGTTTTACAATCAAGCCATTGGCTAAACAGGTAGAGGTATTATTTAATACCTATACCGATGAGAAACTTAACACATATTACAACGATAATTTAGAAGAAGAGTTTCCTGAATTTGCTATGGTAATGACAGAGTACCGTGACGGTCTGTTGTTATTTGACCTTATGGAAAAAGAAATCTGGGAAAAAGCTAAAAATGATACTGTAGCACTTGAAGGATATTATAAAGCCAACGTTGCTAAATACCAGTGGAAAGACAGGCTTGATGCAGATATTTACTCATCTACTAAAGAAGATGTGATTAAAAAGGCAAGAAAGTTCCTTAAAAAAGGAAAAGACACCGATTATATTAAAGGAGAACTTAATAAAGACGGGAAAGTAGAAATTCTTGAGAAATGGGGCACTTTTGAAAAAGACAGCGATGTATTGCCAAAACAAACCCAGTGGAAAGCGGGAGTGTCTGACGTTATTAAAGAAGGCAACTACTACTATGTGCTACAGGTAAGAAAAGTTATTCCTGCCGGTGCTAAAACGCTTGAAGAAAGTAAAGGCCGTGTTATTAATGATTATCAGCAACAGCTGGAAAGTACATGGGCGGGCGATCTTAAGAATGAGTTTAACGTAGAGGTTAATAAAGACGTTTTTGCAAAGGTTAAACAACAGCTTAATCAATAA
- a CDS encoding flagellar motor protein MotB has protein sequence MKRKIYLFSLLLCVTAGFGQARLKKADRLFAEFAYVDAAKEYEKYLKDAKDPGIETFKHAGDAYYYTGNTGSALRWYSKLDEVTASGMDDQYFNRYIQSLRAEGNYTKADELLKKRLEAKGDQAAIDRLILQKKYLDSLVQAPENYTVTNLAVNTDKSDFGTAFFGEKIVYSSSKDTTKVGGKTYLWNDQPFLDLFVADRNAADGSLFNDVKFIPGHQSSYHNATLTFSPDLKTVYYSSNVVTDSDRLKNSKAGTNNIEIIKGTLDGNKLTSEEKLPFNSKDYSVGNPALSTDGKWLYFASDMPGGFGETDLYVAEVFSDGKVGTPQNLGSKINTSGREMFPFVNDSILYFSSDGHYGLGGLDVFETRRVKDFDFSEPKNLGKPVNSSRDDFSFIVNKDNTYGYFSSCRPGGKGDDDIYYFTRQEPACSQWVSGKITNLKYKIAINLADVKVYDQYGDVIASTKTKEDGTYKVEVPCGSKIKVEASKPEHTKADKELETNRKPNIETKNIDFELSNYEDLIKKEDNVEKVDIQPIFFDFNKSDITDQAAVELDKVVYVMKNFPAIVIKIESHTDSRGKDEYNLKLSNERAKSTYDYIVARGIAPTRIESVKGYGETRLRNKCKNGVQCTDEEHFQNRRSDFIIVKK, from the coding sequence ATGAAGAGAAAGATATATTTATTCAGCCTGCTACTATGTGTTACAGCCGGTTTTGGACAAGCGAGGCTGAAAAAAGCCGACAGGCTGTTTGCTGAATTTGCCTATGTAGATGCAGCAAAAGAGTATGAGAAATACCTGAAGGATGCTAAAGATCCGGGTATTGAAACATTTAAACATGCGGGCGATGCCTATTATTACACTGGTAATACGGGCAGTGCATTGCGATGGTATAGTAAGCTTGATGAGGTTACCGCCAGCGGAATGGACGACCAGTACTTTAACAGGTACATACAGTCGTTGCGTGCAGAAGGCAACTATACTAAGGCTGACGAGCTGCTTAAAAAACGTTTGGAAGCCAAAGGTGACCAGGCGGCTATTGATAGGCTAATCCTTCAGAAAAAGTACCTTGACAGCCTTGTACAGGCTCCCGAAAATTATACAGTTACCAACTTGGCGGTTAACACCGACAAGTCTGACTTTGGTACGGCATTTTTTGGAGAAAAGATAGTGTACTCGTCAAGTAAAGATACTACCAAGGTGGGCGGTAAGACCTATTTATGGAATGACCAGCCTTTTCTTGACCTTTTTGTAGCCGACAGGAATGCCGCAGACGGATCGCTTTTTAACGATGTAAAATTTATACCGGGTCATCAGTCCAGTTACCATAATGCTACACTTACTTTTTCGCCCGATCTAAAAACAGTATACTACAGCTCTAATGTAGTGACTGATAGCGACAGGCTTAAAAACAGTAAGGCAGGTACCAATAATATTGAAATTATTAAAGGTACACTGGATGGAAACAAGCTAACCAGCGAAGAGAAGCTCCCGTTTAACAGTAAAGATTATTCTGTGGGTAACCCTGCATTATCTACCGACGGAAAGTGGCTGTACTTTGCATCTGATATGCCGGGAGGCTTTGGCGAAACCGACCTTTATGTTGCCGAAGTTTTTAGCGATGGCAAAGTAGGAACTCCGCAAAACCTGGGTTCTAAAATTAATACATCGGGTAGGGAGATGTTCCCTTTTGTAAATGATTCTATACTGTATTTCTCGTCAGACGGGCATTACGGCCTTGGAGGTCTTGATGTTTTTGAAACAAGAAGGGTAAAGGATTTTGATTTCTCTGAACCTAAAAACCTGGGTAAACCGGTAAACAGCAGCCGCGACGACTTTTCGTTTATTGTAAATAAAGACAATACGTACGGTTACTTTTCATCGTGCAGGCCGGGTGGAAAAGGCGATGATGATATTTACTATTTTACAAGGCAGGAGCCTGCATGCAGCCAGTGGGTATCGGGTAAAATTACCAACCTTAAATACAAGATTGCCATTAACCTGGCAGATGTTAAGGTGTACGACCAGTATGGCGATGTAATTGCATCTACAAAAACCAAAGAAGATGGTACCTATAAGGTAGAAGTGCCCTGTGGCAGCAAGATAAAAGTTGAGGCTTCTAAGCCTGAACATACCAAGGCCGATAAAGAACTTGAAACGAACAGGAAGCCAAATATTGAAACTAAGAATATTGACTTTGAACTTTCTAACTACGAAGATCTTATTAAGAAAGAAGATAACGTGGAGAAAGTAGACATCCAGCCTATATTTTTTGATTTCAATAAGTCTGATATTACAGACCAGGCAGCTGTAGAGTTGGATAAGGTAGTTTATGTAATGAAAAACTTCCCTGCTATTGTTATAAAGATCGAATCGCATACCGACTCACGCGGTAAAGACGAATATAACCTTAAATTATCTAACGAAAGGGCGAAATCTACGTACGACTATATTGTTGCGCGCGGAATAGCACCTACACGTATAGAGAGTGTGAAAGGATATGGTGAAACAAGATTGCGCAACAAGTGTAAAAACGGTGTGCAGTGTACTGACGAAGAGCATTTCCAGAACAGGCGTTCTGACTTTATTATCGTAAAAAAATAA